One window of the Thermococcus celericrescens genome contains the following:
- a CDS encoding ribonuclease P protein component 2, with amino-acid sequence MREKPKYLPPTLRDKHRYIAFQVIGERPFKKDEIKRAIWDASISALGTLGSARAKPWFIKFDEKSQTGIVRVDRKHVEELRFALTLVTEINGSRAIFRTLGVSGTIKRLKRKFLAEYGWR; translated from the coding sequence ATGAGGGAGAAGCCGAAGTACCTGCCGCCCACCCTGAGGGACAAGCACCGCTACATAGCCTTTCAGGTCATCGGGGAGAGGCCGTTTAAGAAGGATGAGATAAAGAGAGCCATATGGGATGCGAGCATCTCAGCGCTGGGAACCCTCGGCTCGGCGAGGGCAAAGCCCTGGTTCATCAAGTTCGACGAGAAGAGCCAGACCGGAATCGTCAGAGTTGATAGGAAGCATGTGGAGGAACTGCGCTTCGCCCTGACGCTTGTTACGGAGATAAACGGTTCGAGGGCCATATTCAGAACCCTCGGTGTTTCCGGAACGATAAAAAGATTGAAAAGGAAGTTCTTGGCCGAGTACGGCTGGCGCTAG